The Bradysia coprophila strain Holo2 unplaced genomic scaffold, BU_Bcop_v1 contig_151, whole genome shotgun sequence genome contains a region encoding:
- the LOC119074861 gene encoding protein PRRC2C isoform X1, which produces MSTLGGSKGERHAKPTKFAALDINRLYSTSRGESLEPSTQKNAVPRKHGMQSLGKVPSARRPPANLPSLKAETSTPADPSASWGPETTQSPGTTATVTTTTSVAASTTTNSGSNSASASNTLAVSSPNSVTSLNSNSISSTLVSSSNQSNTSSASSSSTTWSSVATGAPAEVAQPPLYQSPQFQHEFPSLDGSVPVPAKGNRNERTDAHPLNTDGQHMSLRPQTDAASWMQQQQQGGAGNRGENGNSQVSQQDQALQQVPPQFRALMPQFMYRSGNSAGLGGAQPPQQFGLPQTTGSGTNYPPPPIQVKQRPQTGGGSHQSYNDEYNSSYNRRDDRPIQQQQRRGPPHSNRPQNRHDGSYEPPQEEPPLVHRPIIKEEELSRMDSLAKDDGWAKCDEIDYNQKLVFSDDDDMPSKESKNDKKGNSNNRDSQRHEEDNRAVWNREREREREREREREREREKEQQERAKLEREREREKNERNERERAGDKDRDNRVEANARIQQNGHRGGLDAEVVERVKLRKEEEEKLAYERKQAASKKLQELEQKINKKKELDENHIEPTPKSEMSDFRAMTQIVGSESGGRFINRDSDRARMDRDKDNRGGDRDGRDYGRYDKYERDINSRERDGAYKDGYGHRGERGSERDNASSFSRPFQSNLPPRFQKQHQHDRDPRGGFSGGSGGSSGNYSFTRNSSSSNNYSNDPKNAPFGQSYETRYNTHSQNNYKQQPLGGSSQMRRHPSDEMMSGRRNERKRIDSEEEDRFSGGRDSTGRNSLGDKPPPLNRSTSDSSQRKTSVSSEDKPLDGSFRSDRSDSKEMTMSWVDDLESEMNRMDVRSTSPLVNKSNASLDNQPKHILQRQPKVSESSRDEKEKSEERELKSSASEKESSPPISNRITESPPKVWADCVPETVDGSKIDKSNENLSVASSTAAQKSGSEEKKPENLAKSISSSKDDESGKHSITRTYSSGGKDVHSSDDGKHGSKPRTSSSRGGSRGGGNTSGRNDARDSRGGYNNSYKGQSWGNRRGGGRQNRYNDYYSESDGSDDEGNHRSDRNYKGQRKDLNSGLRNVNSRSGPMSQQQQQQKEGFVPRGEPSRLGRGGMTSAAPFRRGGASVAPKRIVIGPPSSKSPFGESDEKLENKKDAKSDAVSANDKTKLSQMALSAGLSGKKSPSGVSEQSQSRPSKKDESYESTSEMSDTQDGKNKNRSAGAKLTMSSSSGSIVSNKNIPRDEKKTSPKPSFGGPRKDGPTGTKTESQPMKKDDEKFKTSNENVDKKPIKKEELGQAQGHNQQRNANAQASTNRTKPRDDSRQNVQQMKPAPKPASGPANKPSATSTQSSQQATQPSGAKPTQDRGGRTNHSVSKLAPRFVKQRQQRSDQINGGQMQNAWDKPLPSTLGSSDAESHGMDDSDVHGDASIQRNTTRQTPNATIGEKSDLSINLKTDNSKQHLDGTSPPVNTIIFENTNYKTIPPIKRQSVPQQQTQQSVQLDKKPEDVFKNTSSGTFQDMLDAQQQQQQQQQMPRSGTQQPQPPQQQSESISSALQTMSFPKSDAEYEKDMKLAFTFESEISQLTDDKTATSKGMGIPRSAMHSVSNTAPNSIISPSTAELNMKIASVKKVWENVIPMPTVLEHTAPDDSHLQSNFASQHQQHLHQFTHGPVTMTHVQHALSPAPGSYSTTFGPDPSSLEQHFVKASQDEVESGYSPSPQHVGQAHHQNAMKHGGDPLSTSTNVCKVKPTQQQLHQSGHGLSPPPMQQGGIQTAYYPPSQFGSISAIPSPPAVMFNSTQMQSQGNVYGHFSMDTSRSQFSQFPPHFGAAGSTPYNYMQTPPAPTPDMYQNITSQFRMGAAVQAPFNQSQPSPSTVLISSTSNSLMSASVKPSSQQIGAIGSKTGAVGQQYAQQYMNLYTQQAPPLQSNSYYSNSAAAQSGPFFGPATGTQAYGLPSAGMFGGHAQAPATAPPQQQVANYNSPFLNSQLLAINRQYPTGPTQPNANPPYIKSNQQQSHAQDPSGRQLKSPLNSDGGLNLKQPSSQQSPPHHKNYAAPWDQMQMQNQQHNQQQNVQQQQQQQQQQQQQQQHQNRSGSQNNMAGGRPGPQRYPTPIQRPNSNYPQHQQQTQQQQQNQQRSIRQPHSGQVNSGPMNKHYYPGGNRGGHGNGGAEQAISGKSSADKSLDNSSTAQDAIKEDGQND; this is translated from the exons AAAAGGAAATCGAAACGAACGCACGGATGCACATCCATTAAATACCGATGGCCAACACATGAGCTTACGTCCACAGACAGATGCGGCCAGTTGGAtgcaacaacagcaacaaggTGGTGCTGGAAATCGCggagaaaatggaaattcccag GTCTCCCAACAGGACCAGGCCCTCCAACAAGTGCCACCACAGTTCCGCGCTCTAATGCCACAGTTCATGTATCGAAGTGGAAACAGCGCAGGACTCGGTGGTGCCCAACCACCGCAACAATTTGGGCTTCCACAAACAACCGGCAGTGGAACCAATTATCCACCTCCACCGATCCAGGTTAAACAACGACCTCAAACTGGAGGTGGATCACATCAATCGTACAACGATGAATACAATTCGTCATACAACAGACGTGATGATCGTCCCATCCAGCAGCAACAACGTCGAGGTCCGCCACATTCGAATAGACCACAAAATCGACACGATGGATCATACGAACCGCCACAAGAAGAGCCGCCGTTGGTTCACAGACCAATTATCAAAGAAGAGGAACTGAGCCGAATGGATTCATTAGCTAAGGATGATGGATGGGCGAAATGCGATGAAATCGACTACAATCAGAAGCTTGTTTTTTcggatgatgatgatatgcCATCGAAAGAAAGTAAGAACGATAAGAAGGGCAATTCGAACAACAGAGATTCTCAGCGACACGAAGAGGACAATAGAGCTG TTTGGAATCGTGAACGCGAAAGAGAGCGCGAACGGGAACGTGAAAGGGAAAGAGAACGAGAAAAGGAACAACAAGAACGAGCCAAATTGGAACGGGAACGCGAACGCGAGAAGAATGAACGAAACGAGAGAGAACGGGCTGGGGACAAGGATCGTGACAATAGAGTGGAAGCTAACGCACGCATCCAGCAAAACGGACATCGGGGCGGCTTAGATGCCGAAGTTGTTGAAAGGGTCAAACTGCGCAAGGAGGAAGAAGAGAAGCTGGCGTATGAGAGAAAGCAGGCCGCTTCGAAGAAACTGCAGGAATTGGAGCAAAAGATTAACAAGAAAAAGGAGCTCGATGAAAATCACATTGAGCCAACACCAAAGTCGGAAATGTCTGACTTCCGTGCAATGACGCAGATTGTGGGTAGTGAAAGCGGTGGCAGATTCATCAATCGCGATTCGGACAGAGCAAGAATGGATCGTGACAAGGACAATCGTGGAG GTGACCGAGATGGCCGTGACTACGGACGATATGATAAATACGAACGCGACATCAATTCCCGTGAAAGGGATGGTGCTTATAAAGACGGCTATGGACACAGAGGAGAGCGTGGAAGTGAGCGTGACAATGCTTCGTCATTCTCGCGACCGTTTCAATCGAATCTTCCGCCACGTTTTCAAAAACAACATCAACACGATCGTGATCCTCGAGGAGGATTCAGCGGTGGATCTGGCGGCTCATCAGGCAATTATTCATTTACTCGGAACAGTTCTTCCAGCAATAATTATTCGAACGACCCAAAAAATGCTCCATTCGGCCAATCATACGAAACGCGTTACAACACTCACTCGCAAAACAATTACAAGCAACAGCCGTTGGGTGGGTCATCGCAAATGCGACGACATCCATCTGATGAAATGATGTCCGGACGACGGAACGAACGCAAACGGATCGATTCGGAGGAGGAAGATCGTTTCAGTGGTGGTCGAGATTCCACCGGTCGAAATTCGCTGGGCGATAAGCCTCCACCATTAAATCGAAGCACTTCGGATTCTTCGCAGCGCAAGACTAGCGTATCCAGTGAAGATAAGCCGTTGGATGGTTCCTTTCGCTCCGATCGGTCTGATTCAAAGGAAATGACCATGTCGTGGGTGGATGATTTGGAATCGGAAATGAATCGCATGGACGTTCGGTCGACATCGCCACTTGTGAATAAATCGAATGCATCGTTGGACAACCAGCCGAAGCATATTTTGCAACGCCAACCGAAGGTATCGGAGAGTAGTCGCGACGAAAAGGAAAAGTCAGAGGAACGGGAATTGAAGTCGAGCGCATCCGAAAAGGAGTCGAGTCCGCCGATTTCGAATCGAATAACCGAGAGTCCACCAAAAGTTTGGGCTGACTGTGTGCCGGAAACGGTCGACGGAAGtaaaatcgacaaatcgaATGAGAATTTGAGTGTGGCCTCATCGACGGCAGCACAGAAAAGCGGAAGCGAAGAGAAAAAGCCCGAAAACTTAGCTAAATCAATATCGTCCAGCAAGGATGACGAGAGCGGTAAGCACTCGATAACGAGGACGTATTCGAGTGGCGGAAAAGACGTTCATTCCAGCGACGATGGAAAGCATGGATCGAAGCCGAGAACAAGTAGTAGTAGAGGTGGGAGTCGAGGCGGTGGAAATACAAGTGGCCGGAACGATGCTCGAGACTCACGAGGTGGCTATAATAATTCGTATAAAGGCCAAAGTTGGGGAAACAGGCGTGGTGGTGGTCGACAGAATCGCTACAACGATTACTATTCGGAAAGTGACGGATCGGATGATGAAGGAAACCATCGATCCGATAGAAATTATAAGGGACAGCGAAAAGATTTGAATAGCGGATTGCGTAATGTGAACTCAAGGAGCGGTCCGATGtcgcaacaacaacagcagcaaaaGGAAGGCTTCGTTCCACGAGGTGAACCGTCTCGTTTAGGAAGAGGTGGAATGACTTCTGCAGCACCATTTCGACGAGGAGGCGCCTCAGTTGCACCGAAACGTATTGTGATTGGACCGCCAAGCTCAAAAAGCCCGTTCGGTGAAAGTGATGAAAAACTTGAGAACAAAAAGGATGCCAAATCGGATGCTGTATCAGCTAATGACAAAACTAAGCTTAGCCAAATGGCATTGAGCGCTGGATTGAGTGGTAAAAAGAGTCCATCTGGTGTTTCAGAACAGTCACAATCCAGACCGAGCAAGAAAGATGAATCGTACGAAAGTACATCCGAAATGTCCGACACTCAAGAtggcaaaaacaaaaacagatcCGCCGGTGCTAAGTTAACAATGTCGTCGTCAAGTGGCAGCATCGTTAGCAATAAGAACATTCCGCGAGACGAAAAGAAAACGTCTCCGAAACCATCGTTCGGTGGACCAAGAAAAGATGGACCGACTGGCACGAAAACTGAATCTCAACCGATGAAGAAAGACGACGAAAAGTTCAAGACATCGAATGAGAACGTTGACAAAAAACCGATCAAGAAGGAAGAACTGGGCCAGGCTCAAGGTCATAATCAGCAAAGAAATGCGAATGCTCAAGCATCGACGAATAGGACCAAACCTCGAGACGATAGTCGACAGAATGTGCAGCAGATGAAACCGGCACCGAAACCAGCATCCGGTCCGGCTAACAAGCCTAGTGCAACGTCAACGCAATCCTCTCAACAAGCTACACAGCCTAGCGGTGCTAAGCCCACACAGGATCGCGGTGGACGCACCAATCATTCGGTGAGCAAACTAGCACCGAGATTCGTGAAGCAACGTCAACAGCGATCAGATCAAATAAACGGCGGTCAGATGCAAAATGCATGGGACAAGCCGCTTCCATCGACGCTTGGGTCCTCAGATGCGGAAAGTCACGGAATGGATGATTCGGATGTCCATGGCGATGCGTCGATACAACGGAACACTACACGGCAAACGCCGAATGCAACCATTGGTGAAAAGTCTGACTTGTCAATCAATTTAAAGACTGATAACAGTAAACAGCATTTGGACGGTACATCTCCTCCAGTCAATacgattattttcgaaaatactaATTACAAGACGATACCTCCAATTAAACGGCAAAGTGTGCCGCAGCAACAGACACAACAATCGGTGCAATTAGATAAAAAACCGGAAGACGTTTTCAAAAACACTTCATCGGGAACATTTCAGGACATGCTTGATgcgcaacaacaacaacaacagcagcagcaaatGCCACGATCCGGAACTCAGCAACCACAACCACCGCAACAGCAGTCCGAATCGATTTCATCCGCACTCCAAACGATGTCATTTCCGAAATCTGATGCCGAATACGAAAAGGATATGAAACTCGCTTTTACCTTTGAATCTGAGATCTCACAACTGACCGATGACAAAACTGCTACGTCTAAAGGCATGGGCATTCCTCGATCAGCCATGCATTCGGTGTCCAATACAGCGCCGAATTCGATAATTTCGCCGTCAACCGCTGAACTGAATATGAAAATTGCCAGCGTTAAAAAAGTGTGGGAGAACGTGATTCCGATGCCGACCGTGCTGGAACACACCGCTCCCGACGACTCACATTTGCAGTCGAATTTCGCGTCGCAACATCAACAACATTTGCACCAGTTCACACATGGACCCGTTACGATGACGCATGTTCAACATGCTCTGTCTCCAGCACCTGGATCTTACTCGACAACGTTCGGTCCCGATCCAAGTTCGTTAGAACAGCATTTTGTGAAAGCTTCGCAAGATGAAGTCGAAAGTGGTTACAGTCCTAGTCCTCAGCATGTCGGACAGGCACACCATCAAAATGCTATGAAACATGGTGGCGATCCGTTGTCGACCAGTACGAATGTTTGCAAAGTGAAACCGACACAGCAACAGCTCCATCAGTCCGGTCATGGCTTGTCTCCGCCTCCAATGCAACAGGGTGGCATACAAACAGCATATTATCCACCATCGCAATTCGGTAGCATTTCTGCAATACCATCACCACCGGCTGTGATGTTCAATTCAACGCAGATGCAAAGCCAAGGCAACGTTTACGGTCACTTTTCAATGGACACAAGCCGTTCACAATTCTCACAATTTCCGCCACATTTCGGTGCTGCTGGTAGCACTCCGTACAACTATATGCAAACGCCACCAGCACCAACTCCTGATATGTATCAGAATATTACTTCGCAATTTCGTATGGGTGCAGCCGTTCAAGCACCGTTCAATCAGTCACAGCCCAGTCCCAGCACGGTTCTAATATCATCCACATCGAATTCTCTGATGTCGGCTTCTGTCAAACCATCGTCCCAACAAATTGGTGCCATCGGATCGAAAACCGGTGCGGTTGGTCAACAATACGCTCAGCAATATATGAATTTATACACGCAACAGGCACCACCGTTACAGAGCAACAGTTACTATTCGAATTCGGCGGCTGCACAAAGTGGCCCGTTCTTTGGTCCGGCGACTGGAACTCAAGCATATGGTTTGCCATCGGCCGGTATGTTTGGTGGTCATGCACAGGCACCAGCAACGGCACCGCCACAACAACAGGTGGCCAATTACAATTCGCCGTTTTTGAATTCACAATTGCTGGCAATCAATCGACAGTATCCAACCGGTCCAACGCAGCCGAATGCAAATCCACCGTACATCAAATCCAACCAACAACAATCTCATGCTCAAGATCCA AGTGGCCGCCAATTAAAGAGCCCGCTAAACAGCGATGGTGGACTGAATTTGAAGCAACCATCGTCGCAACAAAGTCCTCCACACCACAAAAACTATGCAGCGCCG TGGGATCAAATGCAAATGCAGAATCAACAGCATAACCAACAACAGAAtgtgcaacaacaacaacagcagcagcagcaacaacaacaacaacaacagcatcAAAATCGTAGCGGTTCCCAAAATAATATGGCTGGTGGTCGTCCAGGTCCGCAACGTTATCCCACACCGATCCAGCGGCCAAATTCAAACTATCCACAGCATCAGCAGcaaacacaacaacaacagcagaaTCAGCAACGATCCATTCGTCAACCGCATTCGGGTCAAGTGAATAGTGGTCCGATGAACAAGCACTATTATCCTGGAGGTAATCGAG GTGGTCACGGTAACGGCGGAGCAGAACAAGCAATAAGTGGAAAATCTTCAGCGGATAAATCGCTGGATAATTCGTCAACTGCACAGGATGCAATCAAAGAAGATGGACAAAACGATTAA